A genomic region of Homalodisca vitripennis isolate AUS2020 chromosome 5, UT_GWSS_2.1, whole genome shotgun sequence contains the following coding sequences:
- the LOC124363212 gene encoding uncharacterized protein LOC124363212 isoform X1 encodes MEAEGSDVRNLFQVFYEVSKFCEGVTGSTDAEFVFKSAQIVENTCSKLESLSALEDFESKLNQFWELKGLNGLPIQFYKKAVNEVLRRYITDCKFSDNDLKCAINKFLLIRSREDFVEVIKHLSDTHRSIELLKRNCSPTEILKYNAEILLCDLTKQLIRTNGNIEELNSTIVNIFSENRDSVKIFVRVLCLTDKCELSQCVQNVIAINISNYLGNPENITEFSYILELDDKDFSDIIVRWKPLPETFMNIIEISVEHLKCNYTESSYSWEYSGSEKGLAFEMIISLINKLKPVPEMSDNIKELLHRSKEKGFEIIVEDIFRICKLR; translated from the coding sequence ATGGAAGCAGAAGGAAGTGATGTtagaaatttatttcaagttttctACGAAGTTTCAAAGTTTTGTGAAGGAGTTACAGGCAGCACTGATGCAGAGTTTGTGTTCAAAAGTGCTCAAATTGTGGAAAATACCTGTTCAAAACTTGAGAGTTTAAGTGCTCTTGAAGATTTTGAAAGCAAACTGAATCAGTTTTGGGAATTGAAAGGTTTGAACGGTTTACCAATCCAGTTTTACAAAAAAGCAGTAAATGAGGTACTTCGTAGATATATAACTGATTGTAAGTTTAGTGACAATGATTTAAAGTGTGCTATCAACAAATTCTTACTGATCCGGTCCAGAGAAGATTTCGTGGAAGTAATAAAACATCTTAGTGACACTCACCGCAGTATTGAATTGTTGAAGCGAAACTGTAGTCCGACTGAAATTCTTAAGTATAATGCTGAAATACTACTTTGTGATCTTACGAAACAATTGATAAGAACTAATGGTAACATCGAAGAATTAAATTCTACAATCGTCAATATTTTCTCTGAAAATAGGGACAGTGTGAAGATTTTCGTCAGAGTGTTGTGTTTAACGGATAAATGTGAACTTTCGCAATGTGTTCAAAATGTGATTGCAATAAACATCAGTAATTATTTGGGGAATCCGGAAAATATTACAGAGTTCTCTTATATTCTGGAACTTGATGATAAAGATTTCAGTGACATCATTGTTCGTTGGAAACCGCTGCCTGAAACTTTCATGAACATTATTGAGATATCTGTGGAACACTTGAAGTGTAACTACACTGAGAGCTCATATTCCTGGGAGTATTCTGGGTCGGAGAAGGGTCTGGCCTTTGAAATGATCATCTCATTGATCAATAAATTGAAGCCTGTACCAGAAATGAGTGATAATATAAAAGAGCTACTGCACAGATCAAAAGAGAAAGGTTTTGAAATAATAGTGGAAGACATATTCAGGATATGCAAACTTAGATAG